The Coffea arabica cultivar ET-39 chromosome 4e, Coffea Arabica ET-39 HiFi, whole genome shotgun sequence genome includes a window with the following:
- the LOC113740848 gene encoding uncharacterized protein, which yields MDDHLKLRIFYDHEKDQRSYNYLQEGNKKPSEEGLPWNLRSRPTTCKTGCGRLTPVMQQSQKGIDGKASGSSTWLQRPKFLATLSNEEIETDFLLLTGAKPSRRPKKRSRSLQKQFHRFFPGSWPTELISEKYKVHEHPEPKSGC from the exons ATGGATGATCATCTGAAACTGAGGATTTTTTATGATCATGAGAAAGATCAAAGATCCTACAACTATCTTCAGGAGGGTAACAAGAAACCCTCTGAGGAGGGGTTACCTTGGAACTTGCGAAGTCGTCCAACTACTTGTAAGACTGGGTGTGGTCGTTTGACCCCCGTTATGCAGCAATCACAAAAAGGGATTGATGGGAAGGCTAGCGGGAGTTCAACATGGCTGCAAAGGCCAAAGTTCTTAGCCACTCTGTCAAATGAAGAGATTGAGACAGATTTCTTGCTCTTGACTGGTGCAAAGCCATCTCGTAGGCCTAAGAAAAGGTCTAGGTCCCTTCAGAAACAATTTCAT AGATTCTTTCCTGGTTCTTGGCCGACTGAGCTTATATCAGAGAAATATAAAGTTCATGAGCATCCTGAACCAAAG AGTGGTTGTTAA